From a region of the Vanrija pseudolonga chromosome 2, complete sequence genome:
- the lvsE gene encoding BEACH domain-containing protein lvsE: MTSCIPDDLRQYAKPPTSLAAEGNAVVDTPAALDIGPKTVEASHVTPTGQPSVPADAETSTATSTGFSLSTVDNGVTDSPAEAGTAAAAAAAAAAAAVTSGVAAAAADDPAHAKSSIFARDENAPVHVVPMRVIHRPLPSELDEQKVQSFMQEMKAGDVFTPIEVIKVRAPLKTDPNGTVQNFYFSMGGCHRYEATKRLGLPNIRARIIEVPPAAMRMYLGAGSPF; encoded by the exons ATGACATCGTGCATTCCAGACGACCTGCGGCAGTACGCCAAGCCGCCCACcagccttgccgccgagggcaatGCCGTTGTGGACACGCCAGCGGCGCTCGACATCGGTCCCAAGACTGTGGAAGCCTCTCATGTCACTCCGACGGGCCAGCCATCCGTTCCGGCAGATGCGGAGACGAGTACGGCTACCAGCACGGGTTTTAGTCTTAGCACTGTCGACAATGGCGTGACAGACAGCCCCGCCGAAGCcggcactgctgctgctgctgctgctgctgctgctgctgctgctgttacctccggcgtcgccgccgctgctgccgatgACCCAGCTCACGCCAAATCGTCCATCTTCGCGCGCGACGAAAACGCTCCAGTACATGTTGTCCCGATGCGAGTCATCCACCGTCCGCTTCCCagtgagctcgacgagcaaAAGGTCCAGAGCTTCATGCAAGAGATGAAG GCTGGCGATGTCTTCACACCCATCGAGGTCATCAAGGTGCGCGCTCCGCTCAAGACGGACCCCAATGGCACAGTGCAAAATTTCTACTTCTCCATGGGTGGATGTCATCG CTACGAAGCTACCAAGCGTCTTGGACTGCCCAATATTCGTGCACGCATAATTGAAGTGCCCCCGGCTGCAATGCGCATGTACCTCGGAGCAGGCAGCCCCTTCTAA
- the CLAH12 gene encoding 60S acidic ribosomal protein P1: MSELAATYAALILADEGVEITGDKINTLTSAAKVEIEPIWASLLAKALDGKDVKALLTNVGGGGAPAAGVAAGGAAAAGGAAEEAPVEEKKEEAKEESDDDMGFGLFD, encoded by the exons ATG TctgagctcgccgccacctaCGCCGctctcatcctcgccgacgagggtgTTGAGATCACC GGTGACAAGATCAACACCCTTacctcggccgccaaggTTGAGATCGAGCCCATCTGggcctcgctcctcgccaaggccctcgacggcaaggacgtcaaggccctcctcaccaacgttggtggtggtggtgcccccgccgctggtgtcgctgccggtggcgccgccgccgccggcggtgccgctGAGGAGGCCCCCGttgaggagaagaaggaggaggccaaggaggagtctgacgacgacatg GGCTTCGGTCTCTTCGACTAA